One Amaranthus tricolor cultivar Red isolate AtriRed21 chromosome 1, ASM2621246v1, whole genome shotgun sequence DNA window includes the following coding sequences:
- the LOC130811959 gene encoding uncharacterized protein LOC130811959 isoform X1, with product MGGCFACCFKPDSIKSLDERSKSSISQHQTRSIPSNSRDFWTTSACDMDNSAMQSQGSLSSINISIQALDTPSGVGSSNHACEFVNHGLLLWNQTRQRWLDNKNQRKKGHQVRDPKISWNATYESLLGSNKPFVQPVPLSEMVDFLVDIWEQEGMYD from the exons ATGGG TGGCTGCTTTGCATGTTGTTTCAAGCCCGATTCAATAAAATCCTTGGATGAGCGATCAAAAAGCAGTATAAGTCAACATCAAACAAGAAGCATACCCAGTAATTCCAGGGACTTTTGGACGACAAGTGCCTGTGACATGGACAACAGTGCAATGCAGTCACAAGGAAGCTTATCGTCAATCAACATATCAATTCAAGCTCTTGATACACCTTCTGGTGTTGGCAGCTCCAATCACGCTTGTGAATTTGTAAATCATG GTCTTCTTTTGTGGAATCAGACTAGACAACGCTGGTTagataataaaaatcaaaggaaGAAAGGGCATCAAGTTCGTGATCCAAAAATAAG TTGGAACGCGACCTACGAGAGCTTACTTGGGAGTAACAAGCCATTCGTTCAACCAGTACCTCTATCT GAAATGGTAGATTTTCTTGTGGACATATGGGAGCAGGAAGGAATGTATGATTGA
- the LOC130811959 gene encoding uncharacterized protein LOC130811959 isoform X2: MDNSAMQSQGSLSSINISIQALDTPSGVGSSNHACEFVNHGLLLWNQTRQRWLDNKNQRKKGHQVRDPKISWNATYESLLGSNKPFVQPVPLSEMVDFLVDIWEQEGMYD; this comes from the exons ATGGACAACAGTGCAATGCAGTCACAAGGAAGCTTATCGTCAATCAACATATCAATTCAAGCTCTTGATACACCTTCTGGTGTTGGCAGCTCCAATCACGCTTGTGAATTTGTAAATCATG GTCTTCTTTTGTGGAATCAGACTAGACAACGCTGGTTagataataaaaatcaaaggaaGAAAGGGCATCAAGTTCGTGATCCAAAAATAAG TTGGAACGCGACCTACGAGAGCTTACTTGGGAGTAACAAGCCATTCGTTCAACCAGTACCTCTATCT GAAATGGTAGATTTTCTTGTGGACATATGGGAGCAGGAAGGAATGTATGATTGA